From one Callithrix jacchus isolate 240 chromosome 2, calJac240_pri, whole genome shotgun sequence genomic stretch:
- the TMEM120A gene encoding transmembrane protein 120A → MQPPSPGPLGDCLRDWEDLQQDFQNIQETHRLYRLKLEELTKLQSHCSSSITRQKKQLQELALALKKCKPSLPAEAEEAAQELENQMKERQGLFFDMEAYLPKKNGLYLSLVLGNVNVTLLSKQAKFAYKDEYEKFKLYLTIILILISFTCRFLLNSRVTDAAFNFLLVWYYCTLTIRESILINNGSRIKGWWVFHHYVSTFLSGVMLTWPDGLMYQKFRNQFLSFSMYQSFVQFLQYYYQSGCLYRLRALGERHTMDLTVEGFQSWMWRGLTFLLPFLFFGQFWQLFNALTLFNLARDPQCKEWQVLMCGFPFLLLFLGNFFTTLRVVHQKFHSQQQRSKKD, encoded by the exons ATGCAGCCCCCGTCCCCGGGCCCGCTAGGCGACTGCCTGCGGGACTGGGAGGATCTACAGCAGGACTTCCAGAACATCCAG GAGACCCATCGGCTGTACCGCCTGAAGCTGGAGGAGTTGACCAAGCTGCAGAGCCATTGCAGCAGCTCCATAACGAGGCAGAAGAAGCAGCTCCAGGAGCTGGCCCTCGCCCTGAAGAA ATGCAAACCCTCCCTCCCAGCAGAGGCCGAGGAGGCCGCGCAGGAGCTGGAGAACCAGATGAAAGAGCGTCAAGGCCTGTTCTTTGACATGGAGGCCTATTTGCCCAAGAAGAACGG GTTGTACCTGAGCCTGGTTCTGGGGAACGTCAACGTCACACTCCTGAGCAAGCAGGCTAA GTTTGCCTACAAGGACGAGTATGAGAAGTTCAAGCTCTAcctcaccatcatcctcatcctcatctccTTCACCTGCCGCTTCCTGCTCAACTCCAG GGTGACAGACGCTGCCTTCAACTTCCTGCTGGTCTGGTACTACTGCACCCTGACCATCCGGGAGAGCATTCTCATCAACAACGGCTCTCG GATCAAAGGCTGGTGGGTGTTCCATCACTATGTGTCCACCTTCCTGTCAGGAGTCATGCTGACATG GCCTGATGGTCTCATGTACCAGAAATTCCGGAACCAGTTCCTGTCCTTTTCCATGTACCAGA GCTTCGTGCAGTTCCTCCAGTACTACTACCAGAGCGGCTGCCTCTACCGCCTGCGGGCGCTGGGCGAGCGGCACACCATGGACCTCACTGTGG AGGGCTTCCAGTCCTGGATGTGGCGGGGCCTCACCTTcctgctgccttttcttttctttggacaA TTCTGGCAGCTTTTTAACGCGCTGACATTGTTCAACCTGGCACGGGACCCTCAGTGTAAGGAGTGGCAG GTGCTCATGTGcggcttccccttcctcctcctcttcctcggCAATTTCTTCACCACCCTGAGGGTCGTGCACCAGAAGTTTCATAGTCAGCAGCAACGGAGCAAGAAGGATTGA